GATCAATCACATCGAACACACGCGCGGCTGTGTCGACGACGTTCGCCGGGTCTCCGAAGGTGAATAGCCGGATGGATGCCCGCGCAATTTCGTTCAGAAAATCTCTTCCATGGATTGCTCCCAGCAGACAGACTGCGACTCCGCTCTTGTCCGGCATGTGGACGAGAAGGTTGGTAAGGGAGCGCTGCGCTCCGCCCATATTCAGGTTGTCGGTGACGAAGAGAACTCCGGACCGGGGCTCACGCTGATCGACGCCATACGCATTGAGAAAGGACCAGATGCGCGGAACGAGATCGGGATAAGCTGGCTTCTCCGAAACTACGCGTGCCTTGGACTGCAGGCTCAACAGCGCGTCAACATAGGCCACGATGTCTGAAGGGTCGCGTACCAGGACTGAGCCATCGACAAGAGCCTCCGAGTTGCCCCCTGCATCGGCTGTCACCACGGGACACCCCCACTGCTGGGCCTCCAGCAGGGCAACGCTGAGCCCTTCGAACACGCTGGTATTCAGGTAAGCGTCAAAAGCGGAGTAGTAGGCGTCAGCTTCTTCAACAGAGCCGGGCAACAGGACATCGTCCTGAAGGCCCAACTCTTCGACCAGCCTGCAAAAGACATCGTAGGTCACGCGACCGTAGCCGTAGTCGTGGTCCCAGGAGCCGAGGATCATCAGCTTTGCTGGGCGGGATCTTCGCACCTGTGCAAGAATCCGGGCCGCACGCGGATAGGCCTTCTGAGCCTTGAAGCTGCCCACCATCCCGATAAGAAATGTGCCGCTGGGAATATGATGCCGCTCCCTGATCCAGATCCTGTTTTTTGTCGCCTCTTGATTCAAATACCAACGTTGCAATTCATGGCGAATCGTGATGATGGGTACCGTGCACCCCGATTCCTTCATCTCGGCAGCCACGGATCCAGCGACCGCCACAACGAAGGGAACATTTGAAGCCGCATACGAAGTTGCCGGGTCCTGCCAGCCTTCCCGCGCGTTATGGATTACGGGCACGGTCTGCACTCCAACTCGCCACAGCACCTCGAGGTCGCGCACAGAGATCAAATGCGTAAACAGGAGTTTATTTCCTGAACGAAGCACTTCGGAGGCCACCTCCAGTAGCTTCGCTTCACGGGTTGCAGCCTTCCATGGATGAAGATAAAACAGGTCTGATGCCGGCAACTTATAGGATGGCTCCAGGCTCCATAAGACAAACAGTCTTCCAACAACTCCGCGATCTCGAAGGGCAGAGATGGTCTCACAAACAATCCTCTCAGCTCCACCGAGAGCTAGGCTCGCGATCATGATGTTGAAACTTTTCATAGAAGTTCTCTTCTAAAGCCCATGCTCCTCGTAAAGTCGAGCCAGCGTCGTAAAAGGTCGCGCATGATTCTTGTCCGGAACGTTCTCTGCCATCTTGTATCCCTTGTAGAAACCTGCGTTGGCTTGCAAGGTTCTCCAGCACTCATGCAGCCAATGAATAATGTAGAAGTGCCCGGGAATCGGAGTGTCTCGCTCTATGAAGTCTTTTACACCTTCCTTCCAAGACTCCGCGTTACCGAGATCGTCGCGAATGTACTGTGCTAATCCAAGTTCGCGCACCGTGGTGCTCAGGGCGCGATTTCCGAAGTGCCAGTCGCCGTTTTCGTTCAGATCGCGGGACGCTCGCGCATAGGTCAGCTCCATAAGCCTGCTCGCCGGCGGACACTTCATCAGGTTGCCGACCGCACCCAGACGATGGCTCCGAAATAGATAAGGAGTGGAGAAGTCGAGCGGTCTCAGGCAAGTTACGTCCATGTCAGCCCAATATCCTCCATGCTCGTAAAGCAGCTTGTAGCGGAACAGATCGGAGAACCCGGCGCAGCTTCCAACCCCCAGTCCGCATTCGCGATCCACGATTGACCGCTTGAAGACACAGTCTGCAGGCAGAATCTCAGCGGCATCCTTCACTGTTACCCCCATGGGTAGGGGGCAGCGAATATCGGAATAAGTCCAGAGAATGAATTGGTGCCCTTGTTCCACAAACGAACGAATGGTCAGCAACTCCAGCTTGGATAGGTTGGCCCCTATCCAAAGGCCGTGGACAATGGAGTTCGACTCGTGCATTGAATCCTCGGGAGGAAAATACTGCTTCTGGCGGTGGTCGAATACGACGGTTGAGAGATAGTGCTGTCAATCTTGAAATCGCTACAACTTATGTCGAATTATTAAATTTAGCCCCGTGCGTGCGCGGCAGTCCTGGCACACATCCATTGCCACTGGTGGGATATTCCGGCGCTCAAAGATACTCTCGGAAGATATCCAAGATGCTTATGCGCCTTCGAGATGTCCGCCTCAGTCTCATAGGGGTCCCCTCGCTGCTCGCGGCAAGGAAGTCGAAGAATGCGCTGTCCGGTCGCCTCCTCGATGACAGACAGACACTCGTTGAGCGTGACGGACTGCCCCCCGCTGATGTTGTAGATGGATGGCCCCTGGCCTTCGTTCATCGCTGCGAGCGTAGCATCGACAACATCGCCAACATAGGTGAAGGCGCGGCGCTGCGTTCCGTCTCCAAAGATG
This Granulicella aggregans DNA region includes the following protein-coding sequences:
- a CDS encoding glycosyltransferase family 4 protein; translation: MKSFNIMIASLALGGAERIVCETISALRDRGVVGRLFVLWSLEPSYKLPASDLFYLHPWKAATREAKLLEVASEVLRSGNKLLFTHLISVRDLEVLWRVGVQTVPVIHNAREGWQDPATSYAASNVPFVVAVAGSVAAEMKESGCTVPIITIRHELQRWYLNQEATKNRIWIRERHHIPSGTFLIGMVGSFKAQKAYPRAARILAQVRRSRPAKLMILGSWDHDYGYGRVTYDVFCRLVEELGLQDDVLLPGSVEEADAYYSAFDAYLNTSVFEGLSVALLEAQQWGCPVVTADAGGNSEALVDGSVLVRDPSDIVAYVDALLSLQSKARVVSEKPAYPDLVPRIWSFLNAYGVDQREPRSGVLFVTDNLNMGGAQRSLTNLLVHMPDKSGVAVCLLGAIHGRDFLNEIARASIRLFTFGDPANVVDTAARVFDVIDQLRVQTVCFWNADASVKLLVSKILSATDLRIVDVSPGGTLFRELDETRAFQRRISYTESEYLNRLDRFVCKCDVGTVNPRLTDAKAKVVVIRNGVPMEFDEEASSAPAEAAMRIGTCGRIVPENRLEFLLDTFAIVSRRYKEASLTIVGDTRTGRQQYKEFLLSRIAELGLKGVHFVRATNDVTSQLKSFRVFVTAFAGEGCSNAVLESMAAGTPAVVTVSPSNQELIEDGVDGFVVSDPQEMAARIEILLKSREVADSISRAARNTVKQRFSMGQMVNNYCCLLAG
- a CDS encoding glycosyltransferase; translation: MHESNSIVHGLWIGANLSKLELLTIRSFVEQGHQFILWTYSDIRCPLPMGVTVKDAAEILPADCVFKRSIVDRECGLGVGSCAGFSDLFRYKLLYEHGGYWADMDVTCLRPLDFSTPYLFRSHRLGAVGNLMKCPPASRLMELTYARASRDLNENGDWHFGNRALSTTVRELGLAQYIRDDLGNAESWKEGVKDFIERDTPIPGHFYIIHWLHECWRTLQANAGFYKGYKMAENVPDKNHARPFTTLARLYEEHGL